The Plantactinospora sp. KBS50 sequence CCGCTCGACCCCGTTGTCAATCTTGAACGGGTTGGTCCGGGAGGAACCGAGGATCGTTCCACCACGCGGCAGGATCCCGCGGACCTCGGCGATGCCGAGCGGCCGGCTGAGCCCCTCCAGCGGGCCGCGCCAGCCGTCCTGGAAGCCCACGAACTCGTGGCCGTAGTTGGCAACACCCTTGCGGACGACCGCCCGGATCACCGCGTTCAGGCCGGGGCAGTCCCCGCCGCCGGTCAGCACGCCGATACGCATGAGCTGCTTCTCCTTCTCGGAAGGCTCGATCAGCCCGTCGAGCCCCAGGGTCGAAGTCAGGTCAGACCGCGGCGTCGTTGCCGGCCCGGGGCGGGCCGTCAGTGCGCACTCTAGCCGCCGGTGCCGACGGCCAGAAGCTGACCTCCAGGGTACGGGTCGCCGCAGCGGGTCAACCTTCCAACACCCGCCAGCGGGCGAGGTTGTGTCGGGCGTCCACCAGCGCGTCGTGCCGGCCGGTGGCCTCCGGCAGCGCCGGCCGGCCCCGATCGTCCCACCGCTGGCGCAGGTCCTTGGTCAGCCGCGGCAGTTCCCGCGGCAGCGCCGGCATCGGTCCCCAGAGCTGGGCGAGCACCACGTGGTCGTAGGCCGCGAACCAGGCCCACAGCTCGATCCGCTCCCCCGGCCGGTCCCGGACCGGTTCGGTCAGGAAGGCGTACAGGTCGTCCCGGATCCGGTCCCGGC is a genomic window containing:
- a CDS encoding polyadenylate-specific 3'-exoribonuclease AS, encoding MVYRYFYDCEFIEDGRTIDLVSIGVVDEHGREFYAVSTEFDDRRAIPWVRRNVLDKLPSPADPAWRSRDRIRDDLYAFLTEPVRDRPGERIELWAWFAAYDHVVLAQLWGPMPALPRELPRLTKDLRQRWDDRGRPALPEATGRHDALVDARHNLARWRVLEG